In [Clostridium] cellulosi, one genomic interval encodes:
- a CDS encoding hypothetical protein (High confidence in function and specificity) produces the protein MKKSKIITIVAFVLFYAAIIFFAAPNLNPLYSDGLVFWGIVIASIVIAIFAYGGASKLSGSYIKGTFFSFKKSNLILIIVAVAPWIILVAVNIFSIPFFHPSRYRDQMPQPESRKFTSDLQPLDVSQLPIVDADLAYKLADKKLGEKPALGSQVTLGTPTIQRVNGKLVWVVPLEHSGFFKWLSSMSGTPGYIVVSATDPRDVSYKENYKIKYQPRAYLFDKLERHARLDGGLFTGLTDYSFELDDTGRPYWVVTTYKNLLGFSMPEATGALIIDAQTGKTRRYSISNMPDWVDRVQPQSFIMRQLNNRGEYIHGVWNFSNKDKFETSDGSIIVYNNGRCYLFTGITSVGEDESAVGFVMVDMVTKKPYLYEIGGATEYAAQKSAEGKVQHLKYTASYPIITNVNGEPTYCMTLKDNAGLIKQYAFVSVKDYTTVGTGETITAALDDFNHKIRENSSGNLEETKSLKQTVKGTISRFAAESQNGSTVYKFTLTEKSGLLFTAAYDVSNQLALTKEGDKVSFTCEKESENIYKVSSFTNETLSSGTPSK, from the coding sequence ATGAAGAAATCGAAAATTATAACCATTGTTGCATTTGTGCTTTTTTATGCTGCCATTATTTTTTTCGCAGCGCCTAACCTAAACCCGCTTTACAGCGATGGCCTTGTTTTCTGGGGCATTGTCATTGCATCAATAGTGATTGCAATTTTTGCCTACGGAGGGGCTTCTAAACTTTCAGGCTCATATATAAAAGGGACGTTTTTTTCATTTAAAAAATCCAATCTGATATTGATTATAGTGGCGGTGGCGCCTTGGATAATATTAGTGGCCGTCAATATCTTCTCGATACCTTTTTTCCATCCTTCCCGTTATCGCGACCAGATGCCGCAGCCGGAATCAAGAAAATTCACGTCAGATTTACAGCCGCTGGACGTATCCCAGCTTCCGATAGTTGATGCTGATTTGGCATATAAACTCGCGGACAAAAAGCTGGGTGAGAAACCTGCACTCGGCAGTCAGGTGACGCTGGGTACGCCTACAATCCAGAGAGTAAACGGCAAACTTGTCTGGGTGGTTCCGCTTGAACACTCCGGCTTCTTTAAATGGTTATCCAGTATGTCAGGCACACCGGGGTATATAGTGGTTTCCGCAACGGACCCCCGGGACGTTTCATATAAGGAAAACTATAAAATCAAATATCAGCCGCGGGCCTATCTGTTTGACAAATTAGAACGGCACGCAAGGCTCGACGGCGGGCTTTTTACCGGCCTTACCGATTATTCCTTTGAACTTGACGACACCGGCAGGCCTTACTGGGTAGTGACAACATATAAAAACCTTCTCGGATTTTCCATGCCGGAGGCAACTGGCGCACTTATAATTGACGCCCAAACGGGCAAGACCAGGAGATACTCAATATCAAATATGCCTGACTGGGTTGACCGTGTGCAGCCGCAGAGCTTTATTATGAGACAGCTCAATAACCGCGGTGAGTATATCCACGGCGTTTGGAACTTTTCAAACAAGGATAAGTTTGAGACTTCCGACGGCAGTATTATCGTATATAACAACGGGCGATGCTATCTGTTTACCGGTATTACAAGCGTTGGGGAGGACGAAAGCGCGGTCGGCTTTGTTATGGTGGATATGGTGACCAAAAAGCCCTACCTTTATGAGATTGGCGGCGCTACCGAATATGCGGCACAGAAGTCTGCCGAGGGAAAGGTGCAGCATTTGAAATATACTGCATCCTATCCGATTATCACCAATGTAAACGGCGAGCCGACGTATTGTATGACGCTTAAAGACAATGCGGGGCTCATTAAACAATATGCTTTTGTATCTGTTAAAGATTATACGACAGTCGGGACAGGCGAAACAATAACCGCAGCGCTTGATGATTTCAACCACAAAATAAGGGAGAATTCAAGCGGAAATTTGGAGGAAACCAAATCGTTAAAGCAGACTGTCAAGGGTACAATTTCACGTTTTGCTGCCGAATCCCAGAATGGCTCGACCGTATATAAATTCACACTCACCGAAAAATCCGGGCTGCTGTTTACCGCGGCATATGACGTAAGCAATCAGCTTGCACTGACAAAAGAGGGTGACAAGGTAAGTTTCACCTGCGAAAAAGAAAGCGAAAACATTTATAAAGTATCGAGTTTTACAAATGAAACACTGAGCAGTGGAACGCCATCGAAATAG
- the pit gene encoding putative low-affinity inorganic phosphate transporter (High confidence in function and specificity), whose protein sequence is MSSFMLVLVIVLALAFDFINGFHDTANSIATSVSTRVLTPRAAILMSATLNFVGALVSVKVAETISSGIVNESLDQHVIAAALFGAIVWNLITWYLALPSSSSHALIGSLIGAAIVSSGSIKVVCWVNIWDKVIVPLFTSPLIGLVIGFIFMRFLFIILRPFSQRTVNKYFSKLQILSAALMAYSHGSNDAQKTMGVITMALVSNGIISVSDGVPFEVKLICALSMALGTSLGGWRIIKTVGMNMIRLHPIGGFAAETSAAAVIQVMTALGAPVSTTHVISTAIMGVGASKRITAVNWSVAFNIIATWFITIPATILLGAGVTWLFNLFI, encoded by the coding sequence ATGTCTAGTTTCATGCTTGTGCTGGTTATAGTCCTTGCTCTTGCATTTGATTTTATAAATGGTTTTCACGATACCGCTAATTCAATAGCAACGTCGGTGTCAACCAGGGTATTGACACCGAGGGCAGCGATACTTATGTCGGCAACACTTAATTTTGTTGGCGCGCTTGTCAGTGTTAAGGTTGCCGAAACGATTTCGTCAGGCATAGTGAACGAATCTCTTGACCAGCATGTAATAGCGGCTGCCTTGTTCGGAGCTATTGTATGGAACCTTATAACATGGTATCTCGCCTTGCCAAGCAGTTCTTCACATGCGCTTATCGGAAGCCTTATTGGTGCTGCCATAGTTTCTTCCGGAAGTATCAAAGTGGTTTGCTGGGTGAATATCTGGGATAAGGTTATTGTCCCGCTGTTTACTTCACCGCTTATCGGCCTTGTCATAGGTTTTATATTCATGCGCTTTCTCTTCATTATCCTGAGACCATTCTCACAGCGCACCGTAAATAAATATTTTTCTAAGCTGCAGATTCTCTCGGCTGCTTTGATGGCATATTCCCACGGCAGCAATGATGCACAGAAGACGATGGGCGTGATTACCATGGCGCTTGTCAGCAATGGTATAATCAGCGTTTCCGACGGCGTTCCGTTTGAAGTCAAGCTTATCTGCGCTTTATCTATGGCGCTCGGTACGTCGCTTGGCGGTTGGAGAATAATAAAGACCGTCGGCATGAATATGATAAGGCTCCATCCAATAGGCGGTTTTGCAGCAGAAACATCAGCCGCCGCTGTTATACAGGTTATGACGGCATTAGGTGCTCCTGTCAGCACCACGCATGTAATTTCAACAGCTATAATGGGCGTAGGCGCTTCAAAACGCATTACAGCCGTTAACTGGTCGGTTGCATTCAACATAATCGCTACATGGTTTATAACCATTCCTGCAACGATTTTGCTTGGGGCCGGTGTTACATGGCTCTTTAATTTGTTCATATAA
- a CDS encoding putative phosphate transport regulator (High confidence in function and specificity) → MFKTTKKDLIFFDLFSVVMDDTCKAAEILQNLFTNYNDIDEKIGAIEKLEHSCDRTIHDIIEHLNRSFITPIDREDIFLIAKTLDDIIDNIEATAQALKLFMITRIRPQTVEMARLVTQCTRVLAEVVGELKVMKTSKTLQPKIIEVNNIENQGDETYNRIIQELFAKEQNPVEIIKWKEIIESMESTLDTCESIANMIEGIVSKNV, encoded by the coding sequence ATGTTTAAGACGACCAAAAAGGACCTAATTTTCTTTGACCTATTTTCAGTTGTAATGGACGATACCTGCAAGGCTGCTGAAATATTGCAGAATCTTTTTACAAACTACAATGATATCGATGAAAAGATAGGTGCAATTGAAAAGCTGGAACACAGCTGCGACAGGACAATTCACGATATTATTGAGCATCTAAACCGTTCGTTTATAACACCGATTGACCGTGAGGACATTTTCCTGATAGCCAAGACTCTGGATGACATAATTGACAATATTGAAGCCACGGCACAGGCATTGAAACTATTTATGATAACCCGTATCAGGCCGCAGACTGTCGAAATGGCAAGGCTTGTTACGCAGTGCACAAGGGTTCTTGCAGAAGTTGTTGGCGAGCTCAAGGTAATGAAGACAAGCAAAACCCTGCAGCCCAAAATCATAGAGGTAAATAACATCGAGAATCAGGGCGACGAGACTTACAACAGAATAATTCAGGAATTATTCGCGAAGGAACAGAACCCTGTTGAGATCATCAAATGGAAAGAAATCATTGAAAGCATGGAATCTACTTTGGATACCTGTGAATCGATAGCCAACATGATTGAAGGGATTGTTTCAAAGAATGTCTAG
- a CDS encoding hypothetical protein (Family membership) has translation MRRHRRIRKSVFIIGAAVIVVAGVAAFAIQNHAGKASSSQRDVLAQAVSSGSSSSQISSQAPSSDSSSSISSQAPSSDSSSPVSSQQPSSGSSSSQGNSQKPSDEGKDKTNFGKATIGSLLMLVNKDNKLPANYVPNLTTIPAKYYSSADKDRRFDSRAASYLENFINDARKAGYDVNIISGYRTYQYQKANFDRHVKAFLAKGETQAEAEAHTALSVAPPGTSEHQTGLAADIITSDWYSKHSELTEDFDKTAAFKWLYKNCANYGFILRYPKDKENITKYEYEPWHYRFVGVSDAKKIMSSGKCLEEYVNK, from the coding sequence ATGCGTAGGCACAGAAGAATCAGAAAAAGTGTTTTCATAATAGGTGCGGCTGTTATTGTTGTAGCTGGAGTTGCCGCTTTTGCCATACAGAACCATGCGGGCAAAGCGTCTTCTTCACAGCGGGATGTTCTTGCACAAGCGGTCTCATCAGGCTCATCGTCCTCCCAAATATCATCGCAGGCACCCTCATCAGACTCGTCTTCTTCGATATCATCGCAGGCACCCTCATCAGACTCGTCTTCTCCGGTATCATCGCAGCAACCCTCATCAGGCTCATCTTCATCGCAGGGAAATTCGCAGAAGCCCTCTGACGAAGGAAAAGATAAAACTAACTTTGGGAAGGCAACTATCGGCAGCCTTCTTATGCTTGTCAACAAGGACAATAAACTGCCGGCAAATTATGTCCCGAATTTGACAACCATCCCGGCGAAATATTATTCCTCTGCCGACAAGGACAGGCGGTTCGATTCCCGCGCAGCGTCTTATCTTGAGAATTTCATCAACGACGCGAGAAAAGCAGGTTATGATGTAAATATTATTTCCGGATACAGGACATACCAATATCAGAAAGCTAATTTTGACAGGCATGTCAAGGCCTTTTTGGCTAAAGGCGAAACGCAGGCGGAGGCGGAAGCCCATACTGCGCTATCTGTTGCGCCTCCGGGAACGAGTGAACATCAGACCGGCCTTGCCGCGGATATCATAACCAGCGACTGGTACAGCAAACACAGCGAGCTTACCGAAGATTTTGATAAAACCGCGGCCTTTAAATGGCTGTATAAAAATTGCGCAAATTACGGTTTCATCCTCAGATATCCGAAGGATAAGGAGAATATCACAAAATATGAGTATGAACCGTGGCACTATCGTTTTGTCGGCGTGAGCGACGCGAAGAAGATTATGAGCAGCGGTAAATGTCTTGAAGAATATGTTAATAAATGA
- the pyk gene encoding Pyruvate kinase (High confidence in function and specificity) has protein sequence MRKTKIVCTLGPSTDDENVVREMMLSGMNIARFNFSHQTYADHKRRVDMLKKLRKEMDLPIAFLLDTKGPEIRLGTFQNKSVVLKEGQTFTLTTKEIEGTDSIVSVSFKGLPGDVKPGNHILIDDGLIDMVVENVKNTDIICKVLNGGKVSNNKGVNIPGAHLSLPFLSEKDKNDLLFGIENGFDFIAASFTRTASDIIEIRKILEENGGSSIRIIAKIENSEGVDNIDSILKVADGIMVARGDMGVEIPFEEIPRLQKMLIKKAYNAGKLVITATQMLDSMTVNPRPTRAEVTDVANAIYDGTSAIMLSGETAAGKHPVEAVKTMSRIAERTEANIDYVKRLAQRQPEENPSVTNAISHATCTTAHDLGAAAILTVTKSGQTARFISKFRPACPIIGCTPDEQVYRQLNMSWGVVPVMTKEMQNTDALFEHAVNSAVAKGLLHDGDLIVITAGIPLGVSGTTNLLKVQIVGDALVSGHGIVHSTVCGNLCVCKTEEEALKNFNDGDILVIPQTSNNIMPIIKKCSGIIAEADGSASHAAVVGLTLDLPVIVGAKNATKILKSGTTVILDGTRGIVFNCEKKKKPVT, from the coding sequence ATGCGAAAAACCAAAATTGTTTGTACTCTCGGTCCTTCTACGGATGATGAAAATGTAGTTCGCGAAATGATGCTCAGCGGCATGAACATTGCTCGCTTTAATTTTTCACATCAGACATATGCAGACCATAAAAGACGCGTGGATATGCTAAAAAAGCTGAGAAAGGAAATGGATTTGCCGATTGCCTTCCTGCTTGACACGAAAGGCCCTGAAATCAGGCTTGGAACTTTCCAGAACAAGAGCGTCGTCTTGAAGGAAGGTCAGACTTTCACTCTTACCACTAAGGAAATCGAAGGTACAGACAGCATAGTCAGCGTATCCTTCAAAGGCCTTCCTGGGGATGTCAAACCCGGCAATCACATTCTGATTGACGACGGGCTCATTGATATGGTAGTCGAGAATGTTAAAAATACAGATATCATCTGCAAAGTGCTCAACGGCGGAAAAGTTTCCAACAACAAAGGCGTAAACATTCCCGGCGCCCACCTTTCGCTCCCGTTCCTCAGTGAGAAGGACAAAAACGACCTTTTGTTCGGAATAGAGAATGGCTTTGATTTTATCGCGGCGTCATTTACAAGGACGGCTTCCGATATCATTGAAATCAGAAAGATTCTCGAAGAAAACGGCGGAAGCAGTATCCGCATTATTGCTAAAATAGAAAATTCCGAAGGCGTAGATAACATAGACTCAATACTAAAAGTTGCCGACGGCATTATGGTCGCCCGCGGCGATATGGGCGTTGAGATTCCCTTTGAAGAGATCCCGCGTCTGCAGAAAATGCTTATAAAAAAGGCATACAATGCCGGCAAGCTTGTTATCACAGCTACTCAGATGCTTGACTCAATGACTGTAAATCCGCGCCCAACCAGAGCCGAGGTTACAGACGTGGCCAACGCTATTTACGACGGTACAAGTGCAATCATGCTTTCAGGCGAAACCGCTGCCGGCAAACATCCTGTCGAGGCAGTAAAGACGATGTCCCGTATCGCGGAGCGTACTGAAGCCAACATAGATTATGTAAAGAGATTGGCACAGCGCCAGCCCGAGGAAAATCCGAGCGTCACCAACGCTATTTCACACGCAACCTGCACAACTGCCCATGACCTCGGCGCAGCTGCAATCCTGACTGTAACAAAGTCTGGACAGACCGCCCGCTTTATCTCAAAGTTTCGCCCCGCCTGCCCGATTATCGGCTGTACCCCTGACGAACAGGTTTATCGTCAGCTCAATATGTCATGGGGCGTTGTTCCTGTAATGACAAAAGAGATGCAAAATACTGACGCTCTGTTTGAGCATGCTGTCAACAGTGCCGTCGCCAAGGGCCTTCTCCATGATGGGGATTTGATTGTTATAACAGCCGGTATTCCGCTCGGCGTCTCCGGCACAACCAACCTTCTTAAGGTCCAGATTGTCGGCGATGCTCTTGTCTCCGGCCATGGTATTGTTCATTCAACAGTCTGCGGCAACCTCTGCGTCTGCAAAACTGAAGAGGAAGCCCTGAAAAATTTTAACGATGGCGACATCCTCGTTATTCCGCAGACTTCAAACAATATTATGCCTATCATCAAAAAGTGCTCGGGCATCATAGCGGAAGCTGACGGCTCAGCATCACACGCTGCCGTTGTTGGTTTGACACTTGACCTCCCAGTCATTGTCGGCGCCAAGAACGCAACCAAGATTCTTAAGAGCGGCACCACCGTTATCCTCGATGGCACAAGAGGAATCGTATTTAACTGCGAAAAGAAAAAGAAACCTGTCACATAA
- a CDS encoding permease (High confidence in function and specificity) produces MEKLFKLKQYGTNVRTEVLAGITTFFTMAYIIFVNPSILQNAGTQDNPFNPQGIFVATIIASVVGTLVMAFFANVPYALAPGMGLNAFFTYTVCGVMGFTWQEGLAMVLICGIVNIIITVTGLRKLIIRAMPPILQSAVGGGIGLFVAYIGIKDAGLLKFTSDPGKYALLPSKTVIADASAVPALVNFSNPSVQLALIGVAIILILMALKVKGSILIGIISTTILCMIEIACGVDPHIFFPSLGENIKTASDFFGTISISPAAIGKSIASVQDTAFKMDFVGLFENHNKVLLALTAIIGFVLTDIFDALGTFIGTGRRTGIFDAEDEKLLMTSKGVKSRLDRALFADLSATITGAFVGTSNTTTFVESSAGIAEGGRTGLTSVVTAILFAICLVFSPVISIVPSAATAPALIVVGILMISAISDIDWNNFEDAAVAFITVAFMPFAYSITTGISLGFITYILIKIVKGKAKEVHPIMYGAGVLFIINFISLAINKL; encoded by the coding sequence ATGGAAAAGCTGTTTAAGCTAAAACAGTACGGCACAAATGTCCGCACAGAAGTATTAGCGGGAATTACGACATTCTTTACTATGGCATACATCATTTTTGTCAACCCGAGTATACTGCAAAATGCGGGAACTCAAGACAACCCGTTTAATCCGCAGGGTATTTTCGTTGCGACAATCATAGCATCAGTTGTGGGTACGCTTGTTATGGCGTTTTTTGCAAACGTACCATATGCTCTGGCCCCAGGTATGGGACTTAATGCGTTCTTTACCTATACTGTATGTGGTGTTATGGGATTCACCTGGCAGGAAGGCCTTGCAATGGTGCTCATCTGCGGTATCGTAAATATTATAATTACAGTAACTGGTCTTCGCAAACTCATAATCCGAGCCATGCCGCCTATCTTACAAAGTGCTGTCGGTGGTGGTATCGGATTATTTGTTGCCTATATAGGTATTAAAGACGCCGGACTTCTGAAATTTACTTCCGATCCCGGCAAATATGCACTGCTTCCTTCAAAAACGGTTATTGCTGACGCTTCAGCAGTACCGGCTCTTGTAAACTTCTCAAATCCCTCCGTTCAGCTTGCACTTATCGGAGTTGCAATTATTCTCATACTGATGGCTCTCAAAGTTAAAGGTTCAATACTCATCGGTATCATTTCGACTACGATTCTCTGCATGATCGAGATTGCCTGCGGCGTTGATCCGCATATATTCTTCCCGTCGCTTGGAGAGAATATTAAAACAGCGTCTGACTTCTTTGGAACTATCTCGATTTCTCCTGCAGCAATCGGCAAATCAATTGCCTCTGTTCAAGACACAGCATTCAAGATGGATTTTGTTGGGCTTTTTGAAAACCACAACAAAGTCTTGCTTGCTCTTACAGCTATTATAGGATTTGTTCTTACGGATATATTTGACGCTCTGGGAACATTCATCGGAACTGGCCGCCGTACGGGCATTTTCGATGCAGAAGATGAAAAACTTCTTATGACAAGCAAAGGCGTAAAATCCCGCCTTGACCGTGCCCTTTTTGCTGACCTGAGCGCAACAATTACAGGTGCTTTTGTTGGTACTTCCAACACAACAACATTCGTTGAAAGCTCAGCCGGTATCGCTGAAGGCGGACGTACAGGACTTACATCAGTCGTTACCGCGATTCTCTTCGCTATCTGCCTCGTATTTTCACCGGTAATCAGCATCGTTCCGAGTGCGGCTACTGCTCCGGCACTGATTGTTGTTGGTATCCTCATGATTTCTGCTATATCTGATATCGACTGGAACAACTTCGAGGATGCTGCCGTTGCATTTATCACAGTTGCTTTCATGCCGTTCGCTTACAGCATTACAACCGGTATTTCCCTCGGCTTTATTACTTATATCCTGATTAAAATTGTTAAGGGTAAGGCTAAAGAGGTTCACCCGATTATGTATGGCGCCGGGGTCCTGTTCATAATCAACTTTATTTCACTTGCGATCAACAAACTGTAA
- a CDS encoding putative membrane protein (Hypothetical protein), giving the protein MSAEKETLIECWAIIIMLGIAAYMFIRSHKKVWAGSVLPLLIVPAVNIIYSPISRKVMEVSKEAAISARIIIYLISFAVVCVWVVLWGGKLPTGKTKYIYICVSILFTFILLLIFLRNLVLRPLF; this is encoded by the coding sequence TTGTCCGCTGAAAAAGAAACTTTGATTGAATGCTGGGCTATAATAATAATGCTTGGCATTGCCGCATATATGTTTATTCGCAGCCATAAGAAGGTTTGGGCGGGCAGTGTACTGCCGCTTTTGATTGTTCCGGCTGTAAATATAATCTATTCGCCGATAAGCAGAAAGGTAATGGAAGTAAGCAAAGAAGCGGCGATTTCCGCAAGAATCATCATTTACCTTATTTCGTTTGCTGTCGTATGTGTATGGGTTGTGCTTTGGGGCGGAAAGTTACCAACCGGAAAAACCAAATATATCTATATCTGCGTAAGTATCTTATTTACATTCATACTCCTGCTGATTTTCCTACGGAATCTTGTACTAAGGCCGTTGTTTTAG
- a CDS encoding hypothetical protein (Family membership) encodes MRRTRRRSHYSRIFRSRRRRGPGALKVVVTIILLAALIFVGYSISDPLIQLFSGNFKPAPASSSESSSSAAKPTSSSSSSETSSSTEVNTAAIRGAYLPKSYLSNTAELNEFIAQAKSAGINLAVIDLKAEDGIVNYASKVSEAKNTVASGAPDASAAAKALSDAGITPAARICAFEDPVAPKVLRGTGVMYYKNHSMNWIDPSGNRWLNPNSPQAQQYITSLATEAVSLGYKQIFIDAVTFPTKGNPDKTGYFGEMTSKEQVISNYLATLKQQVNAAGGKLTVITTGAAAVGQAKQNIGWSQNIFALSGDYISPNFCPSLLDPGIQVGAAAIKNPDLTPGDTVNTLAQYIKENNNSRLSTTVPIIQAYTNTKTKNGTYKQYTADDIRAEITALNNAGIQSYILYNPKGVYDFSSLK; translated from the coding sequence ATGCGAAGAACGAGGAGAAGAAGTCATTATAGTAGAATTTTCAGGTCGCGCAGGCGGCGTGGGCCGGGAGCATTAAAAGTAGTTGTAACCATAATACTTCTTGCAGCCTTAATTTTTGTAGGTTATAGTATTTCAGACCCGCTCATACAACTTTTCTCCGGTAATTTTAAGCCCGCGCCTGCATCGTCGTCTGAATCATCAAGCTCAGCGGCAAAGCCGACATCATCTTCATCTTCATCAGAGACAAGCTCTTCTACAGAAGTAAATACGGCGGCAATTCGCGGAGCGTATTTGCCTAAGAGTTATCTTTCAAATACAGCCGAGCTTAATGAATTTATCGCGCAGGCAAAAAGTGCGGGTATTAATCTTGCTGTTATTGACCTTAAGGCTGAGGACGGCATAGTAAATTACGCTTCAAAGGTAAGCGAAGCTAAAAATACTGTTGCCAGCGGGGCGCCGGACGCTTCTGCCGCGGCAAAGGCACTGTCTGATGCCGGAATTACCCCAGCGGCGCGTATTTGTGCATTTGAAGACCCGGTCGCGCCTAAAGTTTTGCGCGGTACTGGTGTTATGTACTATAAAAACCATAGCATGAACTGGATTGACCCTTCAGGCAACCGCTGGCTGAACCCGAATTCACCTCAGGCACAGCAATATATTACATCCCTCGCGACTGAAGCTGTGTCTTTGGGCTACAAGCAGATATTTATTGATGCGGTTACATTCCCGACAAAGGGCAATCCGGACAAGACTGGTTATTTCGGTGAAATGACTTCAAAGGAGCAGGTCATTTCAAACTATCTTGCAACGCTCAAACAGCAGGTCAATGCCGCCGGCGGCAAGCTGACAGTAATAACAACAGGCGCTGCGGCTGTCGGTCAGGCAAAGCAGAACATAGGATGGTCACAGAACATATTCGCACTTTCTGGCGATTATATAAGCCCGAATTTCTGCCCGTCACTGCTGGATCCCGGTATTCAGGTAGGCGCGGCGGCAATTAAGAATCCTGATTTGACGCCGGGCGATACTGTTAATACGCTGGCACAGTACATTAAAGAAAATAACAATTCAAGGCTTTCCACAACAGTGCCTATAATCCAGGCCTATACTAACACAAAAACTAAAAACGGGACTTATAAACAATATACCGCCGACGATATCAGGGCGGAAATAACCGCTTTGAACAATGCGGGCATACAAAGCTATATCCTGTATAATCCGAAGGGCGTTTATGACTTTAGTTCATTGAAATGA
- a CDS encoding putative membrane protein (Hypothetical protein): protein MNPTQFAAIAVSAIFVQNLVIVYMLCEGSFFKALKTPASMTLFGGCITVATTLSSVFAWLINSFLLRPNSLAWLSPIVFIIIIAALEALAELIVSKFLPEKSNSLHKLFTASAFNCAVLGLVFLNIEVNMRGFFGAAFYGFCAGLGYLLAMFIIKNALERISFSSPPTVFKGLPIALITTGIISLGFMGFAGISIS from the coding sequence ATGAATCCGACACAGTTCGCTGCTATAGCCGTTTCAGCAATTTTTGTCCAGAACCTGGTCATTGTATATATGTTGTGCGAAGGCAGCTTCTTCAAAGCGCTCAAAACTCCTGCTTCAATGACCCTTTTCGGAGGCTGCATCACCGTCGCGACGACATTATCGTCGGTATTCGCCTGGCTTATCAACAGTTTTCTGTTAAGGCCGAATTCGCTTGCATGGCTGTCGCCGATTGTGTTTATAATTATTATAGCGGCGCTTGAAGCCTTGGCGGAACTTATCGTCTCAAAGTTTTTGCCTGAAAAATCGAATTCACTGCACAAGCTTTTTACCGCTTCAGCGTTTAACTGCGCGGTTTTAGGCCTTGTTTTTCTAAATATTGAAGTCAATATGAGGGGATTTTTCGGCGCAGCATTCTATGGATTCTGTGCGGGATTAGGATACCTGCTCGCGATGTTTATTATCAAAAATGCCCTCGAACGCATAAGCTTCAGCTCGCCCCCGACTGTGTTTAAGGGGCTGCCGATTGCTCTGATAACAACCGGCATAATATCCCTTGGGTTTATGGGATTTGCAGGTATTTCAATATCATAG